The Mycobacterium seoulense genome has a window encoding:
- a CDS encoding DUF5313 domain-containing protein, whose protein sequence is MTRTKPNIWQHIAYSYGRCLPSSMRDWVAHDLAGKGAVRRHMIRWAIPPLFVLAPFWLLPASLYVHTEMTVPLYIWALLISLALNKVWRRHRLAQHGLDPNLVDVIKNKKQAKMHEDYARRFGPRPETAAWQDNSNPFT, encoded by the coding sequence ATGACCCGCACCAAACCCAACATCTGGCAACACATCGCCTACTCCTACGGTCGATGCCTGCCCAGCTCGATGCGCGACTGGGTCGCCCACGATCTGGCGGGCAAGGGAGCCGTGCGCCGGCACATGATCCGGTGGGCCATACCGCCGCTGTTCGTTCTCGCGCCCTTCTGGTTGCTGCCCGCCTCGCTGTACGTGCATACCGAGATGACGGTGCCGCTCTACATCTGGGCGCTGCTGATCTCGCTTGCGTTGAACAAGGTCTGGCGCCGACACCGGCTGGCGCAGCACGGCCTCGACCCGAACCTGGTCGACGTGATCAAGAACAAGAAACAAGCGAAGATGCACGAGGACTACGCGCGCCGTTTCGGCCCGCGCCCGGAAACG